One stretch of Burkholderiales bacterium DNA includes these proteins:
- the lpdA gene encoding dihydrolipoyl dehydrogenase, with amino-acid sequence MSQPIEVKVPDIGDFKDVPVIDVLVKPGERIEKEAALVTLESDKATMDVPSPAAGVVKEIKVKLGDKVSEGSLILLLEAVDAQAKAPAAPAPAKAEAPEAEAARPAAAPPPAAPAIVSDSPAAKGDLHADVVVLGSGPGGYTAAFRAADLGKQVALIERYPTLGGVCLNVGCIPSKALLHAARVVAEAEEMSHYGVVFGKPAIELPKLRGWKENVVGRLTKGLSSLAKQRKVTVVQGVGKFVSPHMIEVTGAEGVKKVSFDYAIIAAGSQSARIPGLPYDDPRLLDSTSALELSDIPPRLLVIGGGIIGLEMACVYDALGSKITVVELLDGLMPGADRDLVKPLQKRIEKRYEAIHLKTKVVRLEPVSNGLKATFEGQSAPQPQVFDRVLLAVGRQPNGKAIGAEAAGVTVDQRGYIPVDKQMRTNVPHVFAIGDVCGEPMLAHKATHEGKVAAEVIAGHKAAFDARTVPSVAYTDPEVAWMGLTETQAKTQGIAIEKAVFPWAASGRALATARDEGMTKLIFDAASRRLLGAGIVGPNAGELISETVLALEMGADAQDIGLTIHPHPTLSETVFFAAEIAEGSITDLYMPKKK; translated from the coding sequence ATGAGCCAACCGATCGAAGTGAAAGTGCCGGACATCGGTGACTTCAAGGACGTCCCGGTGATCGACGTGCTGGTCAAGCCGGGCGAGCGGATCGAGAAGGAGGCTGCGCTCGTCACGCTGGAGTCCGACAAGGCAACCATGGACGTGCCCTCTCCCGCGGCAGGGGTCGTCAAGGAGATAAAGGTCAAGCTCGGCGACAAGGTCTCCGAGGGCAGCCTCATCCTGCTGCTCGAAGCGGTGGACGCGCAGGCAAAGGCTCCGGCCGCACCGGCGCCGGCCAAAGCCGAGGCGCCCGAGGCGGAAGCCGCCAGACCCGCCGCGGCGCCACCGCCCGCGGCGCCGGCGATCGTATCGGACAGTCCCGCCGCCAAAGGCGATCTGCACGCCGACGTGGTGGTGCTGGGGTCGGGCCCGGGCGGCTACACGGCGGCGTTCCGCGCCGCCGATCTCGGCAAGCAGGTCGCGCTGATCGAGCGCTATCCCACGCTGGGCGGCGTGTGCCTGAACGTCGGCTGCATTCCCTCCAAGGCGCTGCTGCACGCCGCGCGGGTTGTGGCGGAAGCAGAGGAGATGAGCCACTACGGCGTCGTGTTCGGAAAGCCGGCGATCGAGCTGCCCAAGCTGCGTGGCTGGAAGGAAAACGTGGTGGGCCGGCTGACGAAGGGACTGTCCTCGCTCGCCAAGCAGCGCAAAGTGACCGTCGTGCAGGGCGTGGGGAAGTTCGTCTCGCCGCACATGATCGAAGTGACAGGTGCGGAGGGCGTCAAGAAAGTGTCGTTCGACTACGCCATCATCGCGGCGGGCTCGCAGTCCGCGCGCATTCCGGGCTTGCCCTACGACGACCCGCGCCTGCTCGATTCCACCAGCGCGCTGGAGCTGTCCGACATCCCTCCGCGGCTGCTGGTCATCGGCGGCGGCATCATCGGACTGGAAATGGCCTGCGTCTACGACGCGCTGGGCTCCAAGATCACCGTGGTCGAGCTGCTCGACGGGTTGATGCCGGGCGCCGACCGCGACCTGGTCAAACCGCTGCAAAAGCGCATCGAGAAGCGCTACGAGGCAATCCACCTCAAGACCAAGGTCGTCCGGCTCGAGCCCGTTTCCAACGGACTGAAAGCCACCTTCGAAGGACAGAGCGCGCCGCAGCCGCAGGTCTTCGACCGTGTCCTGCTCGCCGTTGGCCGGCAGCCCAATGGCAAGGCGATCGGCGCCGAGGCGGCGGGCGTGACGGTGGACCAGCGCGGTTACATTCCGGTCGACAAGCAGATGCGTACCAACGTGCCGCACGTCTTCGCGATCGGCGACGTCTGCGGCGAGCCGATGCTCGCGCACAAGGCCACTCACGAAGGCAAAGTCGCGGCCGAGGTGATCGCCGGCCACAAGGCGGCGTTCGACGCGCGTACCGTGCCCTCGGTCGCCTACACGGACCCCGAGGTCGCGTGGATGGGGCTGACCGAGACGCAGGCGAAGACGCAGGGGATCGCCATCGAGAAGGCCGTGTTCCCGTGGGCGGCGAGCGGGCGCGCGCTGGCCACCGCGCGCGACGAAGGCATGACCAAGCTGATCTTCGATGCCGCCAGCCGGCGCCTGCTCGGCGCGGGCATCGTCGGACCCAACGCCGGCGAGCTGATTTCCGAAACGGTGCTGGCGCTGGAAATGGGGGCCGACGCGCAAGACATCGGGCTTACCATCCACCCGCATCCAACGCTTTCCGAGACCGTGTTCTTCGC
- a CDS encoding glutamate-5-semialdehyde dehydrogenase, translating into MDIQSYMHAVGRAARAAARALAKAETRAKDAALLALAEAIERDASRLLEANARDVSSAKAEGLESAMIERLTLGEKSIAAMAEGLRQIAQLPDPVGEITELRYRPSGIQVGRMRVPLGVIGIIYESRPNVTADAAGLCLKSGNAAILRGGSEAIHSNQAIARCVHEGLRKAGLPEDAVQVVETTDRAAVGELIAMKDYVDIIVPRGGKSLIERIASESRIPVLKHLDGVCHVYIDERADLDKAIRIADNAKTQRYGTCNTMETLLVHQGIASQVLPPLCRIYLEKGVELRGDERARAIVPRMLPATEQDWYTEYLAPVLAVRVVEDLDQAIEHIAVYGSQHTDAIVTEDVARARRFLREVDSSSVMVNASTRFADGFEYGLGAEVGISTDKLHARGPVGLEGLTSLKWIVLGDGHVRT; encoded by the coding sequence ATGGATATCCAGTCTTACATGCACGCCGTCGGGCGCGCCGCGCGCGCCGCTGCTCGCGCCCTGGCCAAGGCCGAGACGCGCGCCAAGGACGCGGCGCTGCTCGCACTGGCCGAAGCCATCGAGCGCGACGCCTCGCGTCTGCTCGAAGCCAATGCCCGGGATGTCTCCAGTGCGAAAGCCGAGGGGCTGGAATCCGCCATGATCGAGCGCCTGACCCTCGGCGAGAAGAGCATTGCGGCGATGGCCGAGGGCTTGCGCCAGATCGCGCAACTGCCCGATCCGGTGGGGGAGATCACCGAGCTGCGCTACCGGCCGAGCGGCATCCAGGTCGGCCGCATGCGCGTGCCGCTCGGCGTGATCGGCATCATCTACGAGTCGCGCCCCAATGTGACCGCCGACGCGGCCGGACTATGCCTGAAATCGGGGAACGCCGCGATCCTGCGCGGCGGTTCCGAAGCGATCCATTCCAACCAGGCCATCGCGCGCTGCGTGCACGAAGGGCTGCGCAAGGCAGGGCTGCCCGAGGATGCGGTGCAGGTGGTCGAGACGACCGATCGCGCCGCGGTGGGCGAGCTGATCGCGATGAAGGACTACGTCGACATCATCGTGCCGCGGGGCGGCAAGAGCTTGATCGAACGCATCGCCAGCGAGTCGCGCATCCCGGTGCTCAAGCACCTGGATGGCGTGTGCCACGTGTACATCGACGAACGCGCCGACCTCGACAAGGCGATCCGCATCGCCGACAACGCCAAGACCCAGCGCTACGGGACCTGCAACACCATGGAGACGCTGCTGGTGCATCAGGGTATTGCGTCGCAGGTGCTGCCGCCGCTGTGCCGGATCTACCTCGAGAAGGGCGTCGAGCTGCGCGGCGACGAGCGCGCGCGGGCGATCGTTCCACGGATGCTGCCCGCGACCGAGCAGGACTGGTACACGGAGTATCTGGCGCCGGTGCTGGCGGTGCGCGTCGTGGAAGACCTCGATCAGGCGATCGAGCATATCGCCGTGTACGGCTCGCAGCACACCGACGCCATCGTGACCGAGGACGTGGCCCGGGCGCGGCGTTTTCTGCGCGAGGTCGATTCCTCTTCCGTCATGGTCAACGCCTCGACCCGGTTCGCCGACGGGTTCGAGTACGGCCTGGGCGCGGAAGTCGGCATCTCGACGGACAAGCTGCACGCGCGCGGCCCGGTCGGCCTGGAGGGGCTGACCTCGCTCAAGTGGATCGTGCTCGGCGACGGCCACGTGCGTACATGA
- the holA gene encoding DNA polymerase III subunit delta, with the protein MRIDSEQLPRQLKRGLAPLYVVYGEELLLALEAADRIRAAAAAAGHEERKVLIAEAGFDWNEALAAGANLSLFASKRLLDLRIPSGKPGKEGAEALAQLARSLPEDTIVLIGLPELDRQALASAWFEALERAGVAVHAAAVARERLPQWIGQRLAAQDQHASEETLHFVAQRVEGNLMAAHQEVMKLALLFPPGELQFEDVKNAVLDVARFDVFELGPAILRGERAHFVRMLDGLRAEGVAPPLVLWAIAEEARVMARIKRLVARGAPLPHAMREARVWGPRQQWMPKALERLDQASLLEALAAAAEVDRIIKGLSEGDAWDALLRLGLALMPEANDGIGGRISA; encoded by the coding sequence ATGCGGATCGATTCTGAACAACTCCCCCGGCAACTGAAGCGCGGGCTGGCGCCGCTGTACGTGGTCTACGGCGAGGAGCTGCTGCTCGCGCTGGAGGCGGCCGACCGGATCCGCGCCGCGGCTGCGGCCGCAGGTCACGAAGAACGCAAGGTGCTCATCGCCGAAGCGGGCTTCGACTGGAACGAGGCGCTCGCCGCGGGCGCGAATCTGTCGCTGTTCGCGTCCAAGCGACTCCTCGATCTGCGCATCCCGTCCGGCAAGCCCGGCAAGGAAGGCGCCGAGGCGCTGGCGCAGCTCGCACGATCGCTTCCCGAAGACACGATCGTCCTGATCGGCCTGCCCGAACTGGATCGTCAGGCGCTGGCATCCGCCTGGTTCGAGGCACTGGAGCGCGCGGGCGTCGCCGTGCACGCGGCAGCGGTCGCACGCGAGCGCTTGCCGCAGTGGATCGGGCAAAGGCTGGCGGCACAGGATCAGCACGCCTCCGAGGAAACGCTGCACTTCGTCGCCCAGCGTGTGGAAGGCAACCTCATGGCCGCGCATCAGGAAGTGATGAAGCTTGCCCTGCTCTTTCCCCCCGGAGAACTGCAATTCGAGGACGTGAAGAACGCGGTGCTCGACGTGGCCCGCTTCGACGTCTTCGAGCTGGGGCCGGCGATCCTGCGCGGCGAACGCGCGCACTTCGTGCGCATGCTCGATGGCTTGCGCGCCGAGGGCGTCGCCCCGCCGCTCGTGCTGTGGGCGATCGCCGAAGAAGCGCGCGTCATGGCGCGTATCAAGCGCCTGGTGGCGCGCGGCGCGCCGCTGCCCCATGCGATGCGCGAGGCCAGGGTCTGGGGACCGCGCCAACAATGGATGCCGAAAGCACTGGAGCGGCTGGACCAGGCCTCGCTGCTCGAAGCGCTGGCCGCGGCGGCTGAAGTGGACCGGATCATCAAGGGGTTGAGCGAAGGCGACGCGTGGGATGCGCTGCTGCGGCTCGGTCTTGCTCTGATGCCGGAGGCGAACGACGGGATTGGCGGTAGAATTTCCGCGTAG
- the ptsP gene encoding phosphoenolpyruvate--protein phosphotransferase → MSFTIHGIGISGGVAIGRAQLVSHAQLEVAHYDIPKSRVAQEKARFDAAVTQVRSEFAALSQHVPAGAPPEFAAFLNLHRMILDDPTLSEAPKTLIESQSCNAEWALKLQMEELLDQFASIEDGYLRERRNDIIQVVEQVLKALMGQPGRAVRALPGGNAILVAHDLSPADVILFKQHQFASFITDLGGATSHTAIVARSLNIPSVVALHHARTLIRENELLIVDGSNGVVIVNPDKTVLGEYKLRQEQWEIERQKLKRLKRTRTTTLDGTPIELQANIELPEDVADAKENGAEGIGLFRTEFLFLNRRDLPSEDEQFDAYRRVVTEMDGMPVTIRTFDLGADKQLDAGGRVTPNPALGLRAIRLCLAEPHMFHRQLRAILRASHYGKVKLLIPMLSSIAELNQTLHLVQEAKASLERDGIPYDRKVQVGGMIEVPAAALSLNMFMRRLDFISIGTNDLIQYTLAIDRSDDSVSHLYDPLHPAVLNLLSHIIRSANRAGKPVAICGEMAGDVKLVRLLLGLGLRQLSMHPAYLLAVKQVVLKTDLPEILVLTQKMLRSDEPDRLSSLLARMNR, encoded by the coding sequence ATGAGCTTCACCATCCACGGCATCGGCATCTCGGGCGGCGTCGCGATCGGGCGCGCGCAGCTCGTGTCTCACGCCCAGCTCGAAGTCGCCCACTACGACATTCCGAAGTCGCGGGTGGCGCAAGAAAAGGCGCGATTCGACGCGGCGGTGACTCAGGTGCGCAGTGAATTCGCCGCACTCTCGCAGCATGTGCCCGCCGGCGCCCCGCCGGAATTCGCGGCGTTTCTCAATCTGCACCGCATGATCCTCGACGATCCGACCCTGTCGGAAGCGCCCAAGACGCTGATCGAGAGCCAGTCGTGCAACGCCGAGTGGGCGCTGAAGCTGCAGATGGAGGAACTGCTCGATCAGTTCGCGAGCATCGAGGACGGCTACCTGCGCGAGCGCCGCAACGACATCATCCAGGTAGTCGAGCAGGTGTTGAAGGCGCTGATGGGCCAGCCCGGACGCGCGGTGCGTGCGCTGCCCGGGGGCAACGCGATCCTCGTGGCCCACGATCTGTCGCCGGCCGACGTCATCCTCTTCAAGCAGCACCAGTTCGCGAGCTTCATCACCGATCTGGGCGGTGCGACCTCGCATACGGCGATCGTCGCGCGCAGCCTCAACATCCCCTCGGTGGTGGCGCTGCACCACGCGCGCACCCTGATCCGCGAGAACGAGCTGTTGATCGTGGACGGCAGCAACGGCGTGGTCATCGTCAACCCCGACAAGACGGTGCTCGGGGAATACAAGCTGCGCCAGGAACAGTGGGAGATCGAGCGCCAGAAGCTCAAGCGCCTCAAGCGCACCCGCACCACGACGCTCGACGGCACGCCGATCGAGCTGCAGGCCAACATCGAGTTGCCGGAAGACGTGGCGGACGCCAAGGAGAACGGCGCGGAAGGCATCGGCTTGTTCAGAACCGAGTTCCTGTTCCTGAACCGGCGCGATCTGCCGAGCGAAGACGAACAGTTCGACGCCTACCGCAGGGTCGTCACCGAGATGGACGGGATGCCGGTCACCATCCGCACCTTCGATCTGGGTGCCGACAAGCAGCTCGACGCAGGCGGCCGGGTGACGCCCAACCCGGCGCTGGGACTGCGCGCGATCCGGCTGTGCCTCGCCGAGCCGCACATGTTCCATCGACAGTTGCGCGCCATCCTGCGCGCGTCCCACTACGGCAAGGTCAAGTTGCTGATCCCGATGCTGTCGTCGATCGCCGAGCTGAACCAGACGCTGCATCTGGTACAGGAAGCCAAGGCCAGCCTCGAGCGCGACGGCATCCCCTACGACCGCAAGGTCCAGGTGGGAGGCATGATCGAGGTGCCGGCGGCGGCGCTCTCGCTCAACATGTTCATGCGCCGGCTCGACTTCATCTCGATCGGCACCAACGACCTCATCCAGTACACGCTGGCGATCGATCGCAGCGACGATTCGGTCTCCCACCTCTACGACCCGCTGCACCCGGCCGTGCTCAACCTGCTGTCGCACATCATTCGCAGCGCGAACCGGGCGGGCAAGCCGGTTGCGATCTGCGGCGAGATGGCGGGCGATGTAAAGCTCGTGCGGCTGCTGCTGGGCCTGGGGCTGCGGCAGCTCTCGATGCATCCGGCGTATCTGCTGGCTGTCAAGCAGGTGGTGTTGAAGACCGACCTGCCGGAAATCCTGGTGCTCACGCAGAAGATGCTGCGCAGCGACGAGCCTGACCGCCTGAGCAGCCTGCTCGCCCGCATGAACCGTTGA
- a CDS encoding HPr family phosphocarrier protein, with protein MQQRQVEIANKLGLHARASAKLTQLAGKYRSEVWISRDGRRVNAKSIMGVMMLAAAKGATVTLETDGPDENEAIDALVRLIESKFDEGE; from the coding sequence ATGCAACAGCGGCAAGTCGAAATCGCTAACAAGCTGGGGCTGCACGCCCGCGCCTCGGCCAAGCTCACGCAGCTCGCGGGCAAGTACCGCAGCGAAGTGTGGATCTCGCGCGACGGCCGCCGGGTGAACGCCAAGAGCATCATGGGCGTCATGATGCTCGCCGCCGCCAAAGGAGCGACGGTGACCCTGGAAACCGACGGCCCCGACGAAAACGAGGCCATCGACGCGCTGGTGCGCCTGATCGAAAGCAAGTTCGACGAAGGAGAATGA
- a CDS encoding PTS fructose transporter subunit IIA, protein MKDEGAFILPPSSFILVSMVGILLITHGTLGESLIHCASHVMGSRPPLLMQIGVTPHDDPQQIQPQAIRLIKTLDQGQGVLVLSDIYGATPCNIALTLLAPGKVEGVAGVNLPMLVRALTYRDAPLATVVGKAVSGGMEGIVRLPLPQYENATAASRNR, encoded by the coding sequence ATGAAGGATGAGGGCGCCTTCATCCTTCCTCCTTCCTCCTTCATACTTGTATCCATGGTCGGAATCCTGCTGATCACCCACGGCACGCTCGGCGAGAGCCTGATCCATTGCGCAAGCCACGTCATGGGCAGTCGTCCCCCGCTGCTGATGCAGATCGGCGTCACGCCGCACGACGATCCGCAGCAGATCCAGCCGCAGGCCATCCGGCTCATCAAGACGCTGGACCAGGGCCAGGGCGTGCTGGTGCTCTCCGACATCTACGGCGCCACGCCCTGCAACATCGCGCTCACGCTGCTCGCGCCCGGCAAGGTCGAGGGGGTGGCCGGCGTGAACCTGCCGATGCTGGTGAGAGCGCTGACCTATCGCGACGCACCGCTGGCGACGGTCGTCGGCAAAGCCGTTTCCGGCGGCATGGAAGGCATCGTGCGGCTGCCCTTGCCCCAGTACGAGAATGCAACAGCGGCAAGTCGAAATCGCTAA
- the gshB gene encoding glutathione synthase has translation MKLAFVLDPLESIKTYKDSSYAMMREAARRGHSLAVLHQEDLVWKDRRVVAFTRALRITGDAHHWYDTGERTATAPESFDFVLMRKDPPFDMEYVYSTYLLELAQAQGARVVNDPRALRDFNEKLAITRFPQFTVPTLVARDEALIRAFLAEHGDIVLKPLDGMGGSSVFRLHRQDHNVGVVIETLTHYGRRTIMAQRFIPEISEGDRRVLVIGGEPVPYALARIPKPGETRGNLAAGGRGVAQPLTAREKEIALALGPELNKHGLMLVGLDVIGGWLTEVNVTSPTCMREIEDQTGFNVAGMMIDALERARTKAQGDEG, from the coding sequence ATGAAGCTCGCGTTCGTTCTCGACCCGCTCGAGTCGATCAAGACCTACAAGGACTCCTCCTACGCGATGATGCGCGAGGCGGCCAGGCGCGGGCATTCGCTCGCAGTCCTGCACCAGGAGGACCTGGTCTGGAAGGATCGGCGGGTCGTGGCCTTCACGCGTGCGCTGCGCATTACCGGCGACGCGCACCACTGGTACGACACCGGGGAGCGGACGGCAACCGCGCCCGAGTCGTTCGACTTCGTGCTCATGCGAAAGGATCCTCCTTTCGACATGGAATACGTCTACAGCACCTATCTGCTCGAGCTGGCGCAGGCGCAGGGGGCGCGCGTGGTGAACGACCCGCGCGCCCTGCGCGACTTCAACGAAAAGCTGGCCATCACCCGATTCCCGCAGTTCACCGTGCCGACCCTGGTCGCGCGCGACGAAGCGCTGATCCGCGCCTTTCTCGCCGAGCACGGCGACATCGTGCTCAAGCCGCTGGACGGCATGGGGGGCAGCTCGGTCTTCCGGTTGCATCGCCAGGACCACAACGTCGGCGTGGTCATCGAAACGCTCACGCACTATGGGCGGCGCACGATCATGGCCCAGCGCTTCATCCCCGAGATCAGCGAAGGCGACCGGCGCGTGCTGGTGATCGGCGGCGAGCCGGTGCCGTACGCGCTGGCGCGAATCCCGAAGCCGGGCGAGACCCGCGGCAACCTCGCGGCGGGTGGCCGCGGCGTGGCGCAGCCGCTCACTGCGCGCGAGAAGGAAATCGCGCTCGCACTCGGGCCGGAACTGAACAAGCATGGCCTGATGCTGGTGGGGCTGGACGTGATCGGCGGCTGGCTGACCGAAGTCAACGTCACCAGCCCGACCTGCATGCGCGAGATCGAGGATCAGACCGGGTTCAACGTCGCCGGCATGATGATCGACGCGCTGGAAAGAGCGAGGACGAAGGCGCAAGGAGATGAAGGATGA
- the gshA gene encoding glutamate--cysteine ligase — MTLPSLSTTLTGPLLSLEKQFLDAMPAIEHWFRGQWQDHAAPFYASTDLRNAGFKLAPVDTNLFPGGFNNLNKAFLPLCVQAVMSAVEKVCPDARGFLIVPENHTRNIHYLHNVVALKGILQLAGLKVRVGTLLPEISAPTTFDLPSGDKLTLEPLVRRGNRLGLADFDPCTILLNNDLSAGVPEILKNLEQPVIPPLYAGWSTRLKSNHFTAYEEVAGEFAKLIGIDPWLITPYFATCGEIDFQERVGEECLASWVDHILARTREKYREYGIDHVPFVIVKADAGTYGMGVMSVKDPSEVQGLNRRQRNKMAVVKEGLQVTHVIVQEGVHTFETINGGVAEPVIYMIDHFVVGGFYRVHTQRGVDENLNAPGMHFEPLPFDISCMQPEIDANPDCPPNRFYAYGVIARLALLAAAVELERMEQAREIPNDPAVAAPRVARA, encoded by the coding sequence ATGACCCTTCCTTCCCTGTCCACCACGCTGACGGGACCGCTGCTGTCGCTGGAGAAGCAGTTTCTGGATGCCATGCCGGCGATCGAGCACTGGTTCCGCGGCCAGTGGCAGGACCACGCCGCGCCGTTCTATGCCTCCACCGATCTGCGCAACGCGGGATTCAAGCTCGCGCCGGTGGATACCAATCTCTTTCCCGGCGGATTCAACAATCTGAACAAGGCGTTTCTTCCGCTGTGCGTTCAGGCCGTGATGAGCGCGGTCGAGAAAGTGTGCCCGGATGCGCGCGGCTTCCTGATCGTTCCGGAGAACCACACGCGCAATATCCACTACCTGCACAATGTCGTGGCGCTCAAAGGCATCCTTCAGCTCGCGGGTTTGAAGGTGCGCGTGGGCACCCTGCTGCCCGAAATCAGCGCGCCGACCACCTTCGATCTGCCCAGCGGGGACAAGCTCACGCTCGAGCCGCTCGTGCGCCGCGGCAACCGGCTCGGGCTGGCCGATTTCGACCCCTGCACGATCCTGCTGAACAACGACCTCTCGGCGGGAGTTCCGGAGATCCTGAAGAACCTGGAACAGCCGGTCATCCCGCCGCTGTACGCCGGCTGGTCGACGCGGCTCAAGTCCAACCACTTCACCGCCTATGAGGAAGTCGCGGGCGAGTTCGCAAAGCTCATCGGCATCGACCCCTGGCTGATCACGCCCTATTTCGCCACCTGCGGCGAGATCGATTTCCAGGAGCGCGTGGGCGAGGAATGCCTGGCGAGCTGGGTCGATCACATACTGGCCAGGACCCGCGAGAAGTACCGCGAGTACGGCATCGACCATGTGCCCTTCGTCATCGTCAAGGCCGACGCCGGCACCTACGGGATGGGCGTGATGAGCGTGAAGGACCCCTCGGAAGTGCAGGGCCTGAACCGCAGGCAGCGCAACAAGATGGCGGTGGTCAAGGAAGGACTGCAAGTCACCCACGTGATCGTGCAGGAAGGCGTGCACACCTTCGAGACCATCAACGGCGGCGTGGCCGAACCGGTGATCTACATGATCGATCACTTCGTGGTCGGCGGCTTCTACCGGGTGCACACCCAACGCGGCGTCGATGAAAACCTGAACGCCCCAGGCATGCACTTCGAGCCCCTGCCATTCGACATCAGCTGCATGCAGCCGGAGATCGACGCCAATCCGGACTGTCCGCCGAACCGCTTCTATGCCTACGGGGTCATCGCCCGCCTGGCGCTGCTCGCTGCCGCGGTCGAGCTGGAGCGCATGGAGCAGGCCCGGGAAATCCCGAACGACCCCGCCGTTGCGGCCCCGCGCGTCGCCCGCGCGTAG
- a CDS encoding ammonium transporter — protein sequence MPYRETNMIKRILTLLALCAALCGATAPVLAQDAAPSPAAQAAAQAPAAAAPAPTVNKGDTSWMLVATVLVILMTIPGLALFYGGLVRAKNMLSVLMQVFTIFCLIAVLWAIYGYSVAFTEGNAFFGGLSKMFLKGVNGESLAATFSKGVYIPEYVYIVFQLTFAAITPALIVGAFAERMKFSAVLVFMVIWFTFSYLPIAHMVWYWAGPDAYTDAAAAEAAGATAGFLFQKGALDFAGGTVVHINAGIAGLVGALLVGKRIGYGKEAMPPNNLGLTMAGASLLWVGWFGFNVGSNLEATGLAAMVMVNTLLATAAAALSWMFVEWMVRGKPTMLGIASGAIAGLVAITPACGFVGPMGALVLGIVAGVVCLWAVIWLKAKLGYDDALDVFGVHGVGGIIGALGTGIFASPSLGGTSWYDYVANAAGEFSIAGQLTSQGWAVLTSLIWSGVVAAIAFKVTDLIVGLRVPEDQEREGLDSTQHGEMAYHS from the coding sequence ATGCCCTATAGGGAGACCAACATGATCAAGAGAATTCTGACGCTGCTGGCGCTGTGTGCCGCCTTGTGCGGCGCGACGGCACCGGTCCTTGCGCAGGACGCGGCGCCCTCACCCGCCGCCCAGGCGGCGGCGCAAGCCCCGGCGGCTGCCGCGCCCGCCCCGACGGTCAACAAGGGCGACACGTCCTGGATGCTGGTCGCCACCGTGCTGGTCATCCTGATGACGATTCCGGGACTGGCGCTGTTCTACGGCGGGCTGGTGCGCGCCAAGAACATGCTCTCGGTGTTGATGCAAGTGTTCACGATCTTCTGCCTGATCGCGGTGCTGTGGGCGATCTACGGATACAGCGTGGCCTTCACGGAGGGCAACGCCTTCTTCGGGGGCTTGAGCAAGATGTTCCTGAAGGGCGTGAACGGCGAGTCGCTGGCGGCGACCTTCAGCAAGGGCGTGTATATCCCCGAATACGTCTACATCGTGTTCCAGCTCACCTTCGCCGCGATCACGCCCGCGCTGATCGTGGGAGCCTTCGCCGAACGCATGAAGTTCTCGGCGGTGCTCGTGTTCATGGTGATCTGGTTCACCTTCTCCTACCTGCCGATCGCGCACATGGTGTGGTACTGGGCCGGCCCCGACGCCTACACCGATGCGGCGGCGGCCGAGGCCGCAGGCGCGACCGCGGGCTTCCTGTTCCAGAAAGGCGCGCTGGACTTCGCGGGCGGAACCGTGGTGCATATCAACGCCGGCATCGCCGGGCTGGTCGGTGCGCTGTTGGTCGGCAAGCGCATCGGCTATGGCAAGGAAGCCATGCCGCCCAACAACCTGGGACTGACCATGGCCGGCGCTTCGCTGCTGTGGGTGGGCTGGTTCGGTTTCAACGTGGGCTCGAACCTCGAGGCGACCGGTCTGGCCGCGATGGTGATGGTCAACACGCTGCTCGCCACCGCCGCGGCGGCCCTGTCGTGGATGTTCGTCGAGTGGATGGTGCGCGGCAAGCCCACCATGCTCGGCATCGCTTCCGGCGCCATCGCCGGCCTGGTGGCGATCACGCCGGCCTGCGGCTTCGTCGGGCCGATGGGCGCGCTGGTGCTCGGCATCGTCGCCGGCGTGGTCTGCCTCTGGGCGGTGATCTGGCTGAAAGCCAAGCTCGGCTACGACGACGCCCTCGACGTGTTCGGCGTGCACGGCGTGGGCGGGATCATCGGCGCCCTGGGGACCGGCATCTTCGCTTCGCCCTCGCTCGGCGGCACTTCGTGGTATGACTACGTGGCCAACGCCGCGGGCGAGTTCTCGATCGCGGGACAGCTCACGTCACAGGGCTGGGCGGTGCTCACCTCGCTGATCTGGTCCGGCGTCGTGGCCGCGATCGCCTTCAAGGTGACCGACCTGATCGTGGGGCTGCGCGTGCCCGAAGACCAGGAGCGCGAGGGCCTGGACTCCACCCAGCACGGGGAAATGGCCTACCACAGCTAG
- the glnK gene encoding P-II family nitrogen regulator, with translation MKLVTAIIKPFKLDEVREALSAVGVQGITVTEVKGFGRQKGHTELYRGAEYVVDFLPKVKIEAAIKDDMLEQVIEAIEKSASTGKIGDGKIFVFDLEQVVRIRTGETGADAL, from the coding sequence ATGAAACTGGTAACCGCGATCATCAAGCCGTTCAAGCTTGACGAGGTGCGTGAGGCCTTGTCCGCCGTCGGCGTGCAGGGGATCACAGTGACCGAAGTCAAGGGTTTCGGCAGGCAGAAGGGGCATACCGAGCTCTACCGTGGCGCCGAGTACGTCGTCGATTTCCTGCCCAAGGTCAAGATCGAGGCCGCGATCAAGGACGACATGCTCGAGCAAGTGATCGAAGCGATCGAGAAATCGGCCAGCACCGGCAAGATCGGCGATGGAAAGATCTTCGTCTTCGACCTTGAGCAGGTCGTTCGCATCCGCACCGGCGAAACCGGCGCCGATGCCCTATAG